The following are encoded together in the Synchiropus splendidus isolate RoL2022-P1 chromosome 7, RoL_Sspl_1.0, whole genome shotgun sequence genome:
- the LOC128763101 gene encoding coiled-coil domain-containing protein 42 like-2-like isoform X3, with translation MSCQSSRAVVTGSSLWEWSDTLVHLRRKRREQETLSAVIEESRQKSEELRLRKEERQQEAERTRGLSRSQDILPKKDRETSRAVLKAEKQKRELTNMEAELQKLQEEQSSLERRIEQQLQQVQRCSLFHDFMQRVVQATKFENVQAITDSLENLLRTRDQFSERFSRADEQVNRQRKALLTHEDQHRLTVLGRSNQLLQLQTELERTFSEAEFWEREWSHIQETAANETLLLGQIKMATLNLHELTNGEAENAGAEATYDTELLLEKISVFVQDHNDIVKWGTTFT, from the exons ATGAGCTGCCAGAGTTCACG CGCCGTGGTGACCGGGAGCAGCCTGTGGGAGTGGAGCGACACTTTGGTTCATTTACGGAGGAAACGGCGGGAGCAGGAAACGCTGTCTGCGGTGATTGAGGAGAGCCGACAG AAATCGGAGGAGTTGAGACTCCGCAAAGAAGAGCGCCAACAAGAGGCTGAGCGAACCAGAGGACTGAGCCGAAGCCAAGATATATTACCCAAG AAGGATCGCGAAACAAGCCGTGCTGTTCTAAAAGCCGAGAAGCAAAAGAGGGAGCTGACTAACATGGAGGCCGAGCTGCAGAAACTTCAAGAGGAGCAAAGTTCATTGGAGAGGAGAATagagcagcagctgcaacaGGTGCAGAGATGTTCTCTGTTCCATGACTTCATGCAGCGGGTTGTTCAGGCAACTAAG TTTGAAAATGTTCAGGCCATCACAGATTCTCTTGAGAACCTTCTTCGCACCAGAGATCAGTTCAGTGAGAGGTTCAGCCGAGCAGATGAGCAGGTGAACCGGCAAAGAAAAGCTCTGCTGACACATGAGGACCAGCACCGTCTGACCGTCCTGGGGAGGAGCAACCAGCTGTTGCAGCTCCAGACTGAACTGGAGAGGACGTTCTCAGAGGCTGAATTCTGG gagagagagtggagtcaCATCCAGGAAACGGCAGCAAATGAAACCCTACTGCTGGGTCAAATTAAAATGGCGACCCTGAACCTCCATGAGTTGACGAATGGAGAAGCAGAGAATGCAGGAGCGGAAGCTACGTACGATACAGAGTTACTGCTGGAGAAG ATCAGCGTTTTTGTCCAGGACCATAATGACATTGTGAAGTGGGGAACTACTTTCACATGA
- the LOC128763101 gene encoding coiled-coil domain-containing protein 42 like-2-like isoform X2, which yields MRARMWFETFALRVLNSAVVTGSSLWEWSDTLVHLRRKRREQETLSAVIEESRQKSEELRLRKEERQQEAERTRGLSRSQDILPKDRETSRAVLKAEKQKRELTNMEAELQKLQEEQSSLERRIEQQLQQVQRCSLFHDFMQRVVQATKFENVQAITDSLENLLRTRDQFSERFSRADEQVNRQRKALLTHEDQHRLTVLGRSNQLLQLQTELERTFSEAEFWEREWSHIQETAANETLLLGQIKMATLNLHELTNGEAENAGAEATYDTELLLEKISVFVQDHNDIVKWGTTFT from the exons ATGCGTGCACGTATGTGGTTTGAAACGTTTGCTTTGCGTGTGCTAAACAGCGCCGTGGTGACCGGGAGCAGCCTGTGGGAGTGGAGCGACACTTTGGTTCATTTACGGAGGAAACGGCGGGAGCAGGAAACGCTGTCTGCGGTGATTGAGGAGAGCCGACAG AAATCGGAGGAGTTGAGACTCCGCAAAGAAGAGCGCCAACAAGAGGCTGAGCGAACCAGAGGACTGAGCCGAAGCCAAGATATATTACCCAAG GATCGCGAAACAAGCCGTGCTGTTCTAAAAGCCGAGAAGCAAAAGAGGGAGCTGACTAACATGGAGGCCGAGCTGCAGAAACTTCAAGAGGAGCAAAGTTCATTGGAGAGGAGAATagagcagcagctgcaacaGGTGCAGAGATGTTCTCTGTTCCATGACTTCATGCAGCGGGTTGTTCAGGCAACTAAG TTTGAAAATGTTCAGGCCATCACAGATTCTCTTGAGAACCTTCTTCGCACCAGAGATCAGTTCAGTGAGAGGTTCAGCCGAGCAGATGAGCAGGTGAACCGGCAAAGAAAAGCTCTGCTGACACATGAGGACCAGCACCGTCTGACCGTCCTGGGGAGGAGCAACCAGCTGTTGCAGCTCCAGACTGAACTGGAGAGGACGTTCTCAGAGGCTGAATTCTGG gagagagagtggagtcaCATCCAGGAAACGGCAGCAAATGAAACCCTACTGCTGGGTCAAATTAAAATGGCGACCCTGAACCTCCATGAGTTGACGAATGGAGAAGCAGAGAATGCAGGAGCGGAAGCTACGTACGATACAGAGTTACTGCTGGAGAAG ATCAGCGTTTTTGTCCAGGACCATAATGACATTGTGAAGTGGGGAACTACTTTCACATGA
- the LOC128763101 gene encoding coiled-coil domain-containing protein 42 like-2-like isoform X1 translates to MRARMWFETFALRVLNSAVVTGSSLWEWSDTLVHLRRKRREQETLSAVIEESRQKSEELRLRKEERQQEAERTRGLSRSQDILPKKDRETSRAVLKAEKQKRELTNMEAELQKLQEEQSSLERRIEQQLQQVQRCSLFHDFMQRVVQATKFENVQAITDSLENLLRTRDQFSERFSRADEQVNRQRKALLTHEDQHRLTVLGRSNQLLQLQTELERTFSEAEFWEREWSHIQETAANETLLLGQIKMATLNLHELTNGEAENAGAEATYDTELLLEKISVFVQDHNDIVKWGTTFT, encoded by the exons ATGCGTGCACGTATGTGGTTTGAAACGTTTGCTTTGCGTGTGCTAAACAGCGCCGTGGTGACCGGGAGCAGCCTGTGGGAGTGGAGCGACACTTTGGTTCATTTACGGAGGAAACGGCGGGAGCAGGAAACGCTGTCTGCGGTGATTGAGGAGAGCCGACAG AAATCGGAGGAGTTGAGACTCCGCAAAGAAGAGCGCCAACAAGAGGCTGAGCGAACCAGAGGACTGAGCCGAAGCCAAGATATATTACCCAAG AAGGATCGCGAAACAAGCCGTGCTGTTCTAAAAGCCGAGAAGCAAAAGAGGGAGCTGACTAACATGGAGGCCGAGCTGCAGAAACTTCAAGAGGAGCAAAGTTCATTGGAGAGGAGAATagagcagcagctgcaacaGGTGCAGAGATGTTCTCTGTTCCATGACTTCATGCAGCGGGTTGTTCAGGCAACTAAG TTTGAAAATGTTCAGGCCATCACAGATTCTCTTGAGAACCTTCTTCGCACCAGAGATCAGTTCAGTGAGAGGTTCAGCCGAGCAGATGAGCAGGTGAACCGGCAAAGAAAAGCTCTGCTGACACATGAGGACCAGCACCGTCTGACCGTCCTGGGGAGGAGCAACCAGCTGTTGCAGCTCCAGACTGAACTGGAGAGGACGTTCTCAGAGGCTGAATTCTGG gagagagagtggagtcaCATCCAGGAAACGGCAGCAAATGAAACCCTACTGCTGGGTCAAATTAAAATGGCGACCCTGAACCTCCATGAGTTGACGAATGGAGAAGCAGAGAATGCAGGAGCGGAAGCTACGTACGATACAGAGTTACTGCTGGAGAAG ATCAGCGTTTTTGTCCAGGACCATAATGACATTGTGAAGTGGGGAACTACTTTCACATGA
- the LOC128763100 gene encoding uncharacterized protein LOC128763100 isoform X2 codes for MPANKKKKPKKKNDQETQDDEKKEEIMVLSMEEIEMLAEKMTRQVSLLQKSRSNFQDGGSKLPRNLLLSVEAQQISNTLHSFITNIEIAMTRLSFLHLDTIPDVEDKDLMKSLNSHQISAERLEALEGFRGFSGVQGFEGHAEEDSIRLERDFMESVKNIFRCFQANPEAIFDLKTKSCTGQEGLLLGGLKKFHKQMIERLKNTPDEELQLLLRKQAPTCTLKDMEDIVKLEAEMADIIKKVDSQISEKKEELKYLESQLQADDKKDMSLPLLSDEHCQTCIKSSAVKQAATRKEIDVLSVQLNNLILQNKEAIRELQEKNERQEVEIEEFLNDFDERMEENQELSIHCFHSRLQDGSRIRDTIWFLCPLSWWLVAGSSSGRPSRECSSCGS; via the exons ATGCCGGCGAATAAGAAAAAGAAGCCcaagaagaaaaatgatcagGAGACCCAAGACgatgagaagaaagaagagat CATGGTTCTGTCCATGGAGGAGATAGAGATGCTTGCTGAGAAGATGACTCGGCAAGTCTCCCTCCTGCAGAAGTCAAGGAGTAACTTCCAGGATGGCGGGAGCAAGTTGCCACGCAATCTGCTGCTCTCCGTGGAAGCCCAGCAGATCTCAAATACGCTGCACAGCTTCATCACCAACATCGAGATCGCCATGACCCGTCTCTCTTTCCTGCACCTGGACACCATTCCTGACGTGGAGGACAAGGACTTGATGAAATCCCTGAACTCGCATCAAATATCGGCGGAAAGACTTGAAGCCTTGGAGGGCTTCAGGGGATTCTCCGGAGTGCAAGGGTTCGAAGGTCATGCAGAAGAAGACAGCATTCGACTTGAGAGAGACTTCATGGAATCTGTCAAGAATATCTTTAGGTGTTTCCAAGCAAATCCGGAAGCCATTTTTGActtaaaaacaaagtcatgtACGGGGCAGGAAGGCCTGCTCCTCGGAGGTCTCAAGAAGTTTCACAAGCAGATGATTGAAAGATTGAAAAACACGCCCGAtgaagagctgcagctgctgttgcGTAAGCAGGCTCCCACGTGCACCCTCAAGGACATGGAGGACATTGTCAAGCTGGAAGCAGAAATGGCTGACATCATCAAAAAAGTCGATTCACAG ATTtcggaaaaaaaggaagagctCAAATATTTGGAGAGCCAGCTTCAAGCTGACGACAAAAAGGACATGAGTCTGCCGCTTTTATCCGACGAACACTGTCAGACGTGCATCAAATCGTCGGCAGTGAAGCAGGCGGCCACACGGAAGGAAATTGATGTGCTCAGTGTGCAGCTCAACAATTTGATTCTTCAGAACAAAGAGGCCATTAGAGAACTACAGGAG aaaaatgaaagacaagAGGTGGAAATTGAAGAATTCCTCAATGATTTTGATGAGAGAATGGAGGAGAATCAg gAGCTGTCAATTCACTGTTTTCACAGTCGTCTCCAGGACGGCAGTCGGATCCGCGACACAATCtgg ttcctctgtcccctctcatggtGGCTGGTGGCAGgttcctcatcaggaaggcccagcagagaatgttcttcttgcggcagctGA
- the LOC128762870 gene encoding interaptin-like — protein sequence MNVSPEEIQVMVEKISRQVVLLRRKNNQPRAGSSSLPCKLLLSVEAQLISNALQSFITDSEIAVSRLAFLHVNNIVETEDKELMRCLQEHQVLAKTLEELEITQTEAGEENWAKLQTDFMKSVRNLFKHFRAKPEDIFDLKRRDGCQDLETAGVFIGALRTFHKHIVERLKTNPDEELHRLLHVPVPSSIAQKVKDVDKLEEEMSALTMTVDLKIHGKNEEINGLESQLQEDHSKELPSLSDERCQPHIKSSEMRQAATQKEIDKLSTRLKSLILENKDNERELQEKNERLEIEIEEFLHDFDEKMEENQAKLEKVQTLLNQEQGEISQLEEPYAALKHEYDLVMERRQQLELRRQEEAEELKVKTQAAIVIQAYWRGHSTRDTMKRKSKVKKSKSKKKERKTKMAHKQQ from the exons ATGAATGTGTCTCCGGAGGAAATCCAAGTCATGGTGGAGAAGATTTCTCGCCAGGTTGTTCTGCTGCGGAGGAAAAATAACCAACCAAGGGCTGGCAGCAGCAGTCTGCCATGCAAGTTGCTGCTCTCAGTGGAGGCCCAACTCATCTCCAACGCACTGCAGAGCTTCATAACCGACAGTGAGATCGCAGTGAGCCGCTTGGCTTTCCTGCATGTGAACAATATTGTGGAAACGGAGGACAAAGAGTTAATGAGATGCCTTCAGGAGCATCAGGTGTTGGCAAAAACGCTGGAAGAATTAGAAATAACACAGACGGAGGCTGGTGAAGAAAATTGGGCCAAGCTACAGACAGACTTTATGAAATCAGTGAGGAATTTGTTCAAGCATTTCAGGGCAAAGCCAGAAGACATTTTTGATTTGAAAAGAAGAGATGGGTGTCAAGATTTAGAGACGGCTGGAGTGTTCATTGGAGCACTGAGGACATTTCACAAGCACATCGTCGAAAGATTGAAGACCAACCCAGATGAAGAGCTGCACCGGTTGCTGCACGTGCCGGTGCCGTCATCCATCGCGCAGAAGGTAAAGGATGTCGACAAACTGGAAGAAGAGATGTCGGCTCTCACCATGACAGTGGACTTGAAG ATTCATGGAAAAAATGAAGAGATCAATGGCCTGGAGAGTCAACTGCAGGAGGACCATTCAAAGGAACTGCCTTCTTTATCAGACGAGCGTTGTCAGCCACACATCAAGTCTTCAGAAATGAGACAAGCGGCCACACAGAAGGAAATAGACAAGCTCAGCACGCGGCTCAAGAGTTTGATTcttgaaaacaaagacaacgaaaGGGAACTTCAAGAG AAAAATGAACGGCTGGAAATTGAAATAGAAGAATTCCTTCACGATTTTGATGAAAAGATGGAAGAAAATCAG GCTAAACTGGAGAAAGTTCAAACTCTGTTAAACCAAGAGCAAGGTGAGATCAGTCAGCTGGAGGAACCGTACGCCGCCCTGAAACACGAATACGATCTAGTGATGGAGAGACGGCAACAGTTGGAACTAAGGCGACAGGAGGAAGCGGAGGAGCTGAAGGTGAAGACCCAAGCAGCGATTGTGATTCAGGCCTACTGGAGAGGACACTCCACCCGCGACACAATGAAGAGGAAATCGAAAGTCAAAAAGAGCAAGTCTAAAAAGAAGGAAAGGAAGACGAAGATGGCGCATAAACAACAATGA
- the LOC128763100 gene encoding dynein regulatory complex protein 10-like isoform X1: MPANKKKKPKKKNDQETQDDEKKEEIMVLSMEEIEMLAEKMTRQVSLLQKSRSNFQDGGSKLPRNLLLSVEAQQISNTLHSFITNIEIAMTRLSFLHLDTIPDVEDKDLMKSLNSHQISAERLEALEGFRGFSGVQGFEGHAEEDSIRLERDFMESVKNIFRCFQANPEAIFDLKTKSCTGQEGLLLGGLKKFHKQMIERLKNTPDEELQLLLRKQAPTCTLKDMEDIVKLEAEMADIIKKVDSQISEKKEELKYLESQLQADDKKDMSLPLLSDEHCQTCIKSSAVKQAATRKEIDVLSVQLNNLILQNKEAIRELQEKNERQEVEIEEFLNDFDERMEENQGDLEKCEKQYESEEEELRMLAEPFAVLEVEYNMIMERRRQLEEQRQAELKELERKTKAALLIQAYWRDYCARNAAKNPKGKGKGKGKGKGKKGKK, from the exons ATGCCGGCGAATAAGAAAAAGAAGCCcaagaagaaaaatgatcagGAGACCCAAGACgatgagaagaaagaagagat CATGGTTCTGTCCATGGAGGAGATAGAGATGCTTGCTGAGAAGATGACTCGGCAAGTCTCCCTCCTGCAGAAGTCAAGGAGTAACTTCCAGGATGGCGGGAGCAAGTTGCCACGCAATCTGCTGCTCTCCGTGGAAGCCCAGCAGATCTCAAATACGCTGCACAGCTTCATCACCAACATCGAGATCGCCATGACCCGTCTCTCTTTCCTGCACCTGGACACCATTCCTGACGTGGAGGACAAGGACTTGATGAAATCCCTGAACTCGCATCAAATATCGGCGGAAAGACTTGAAGCCTTGGAGGGCTTCAGGGGATTCTCCGGAGTGCAAGGGTTCGAAGGTCATGCAGAAGAAGACAGCATTCGACTTGAGAGAGACTTCATGGAATCTGTCAAGAATATCTTTAGGTGTTTCCAAGCAAATCCGGAAGCCATTTTTGActtaaaaacaaagtcatgtACGGGGCAGGAAGGCCTGCTCCTCGGAGGTCTCAAGAAGTTTCACAAGCAGATGATTGAAAGATTGAAAAACACGCCCGAtgaagagctgcagctgctgttgcGTAAGCAGGCTCCCACGTGCACCCTCAAGGACATGGAGGACATTGTCAAGCTGGAAGCAGAAATGGCTGACATCATCAAAAAAGTCGATTCACAG ATTtcggaaaaaaaggaagagctCAAATATTTGGAGAGCCAGCTTCAAGCTGACGACAAAAAGGACATGAGTCTGCCGCTTTTATCCGACGAACACTGTCAGACGTGCATCAAATCGTCGGCAGTGAAGCAGGCGGCCACACGGAAGGAAATTGATGTGCTCAGTGTGCAGCTCAACAATTTGATTCTTCAGAACAAAGAGGCCATTAGAGAACTACAGGAG aaaaatgaaagacaagAGGTGGAAATTGAAGAATTCCTCAATGATTTTGATGAGAGAATGGAGGAGAATCAg GGTGACCtggaaaaatgtgaaaagcaGTATGAAAGCGAAGAAGAGGAATTGAGGATGCTGGCGGAGCCCTTCGCAGTTCTGGAAGTGGAGTACAACATGATCATGGAGAGACGGCGACAGTTAGAGGAGCAGAGACAGGCggagctgaaggagctggagaggaagacaaaggcTGCTCTACTGATCCAGGCCTACTGGAGAGACTACTGCGCTCGCAATGCTGCCAAGAATCCCAAAGGGAAGGGCAAGGGCAAGGGCAAGGGGAAAGGAAAGAAAGGGAAGAAATAA